From Oceanipulchritudo coccoides, the proteins below share one genomic window:
- a CDS encoding sulfatase-like hydrolase/transferase — protein MKTPCQILPMIAVLITALIANPLQASTVESQRPNIVWLVSEDNSTHYLRLYDEGGAPMPNVERLAQQGIVFNNAFANSPVCSTARSSIISGCYGPRVFTQFHRRSVLVPLPEGLEMFPAYLRRAGYYTTNNSKEDYNFIKGNDVWDDSSGKASYRNRKPGQPFFHVQNYGATHEGQLHFKREEMESQPTVTDPETVAVFPIHPDTASFRYTNARYRDLHMELDREIGEFIEALRKDGLMEETIIFYYGDHGGVLPGSKGYIYERGLHVPMVVYVPEKWKDLFPVEAGTRVDGFVQFVDLAPTVLNLAGVDVPGQMDGLPFLGKGVNHDELESRDTVFSYADRFDEKYDMVRAIRKGQYKYMRNYQPFNVDGLQNNYRFQMLAYEEWRELYKAGKLTSEQAQFFEARPVEALYDLDQDPFELKNLAGDRKYREVLKSMREALQEQVKSMPDLSFIPEPVLFAEAANDPSAYGQNKKKQIARLVGTADLSLKPFKKARKGLARALESKDPLKRYWALIACSSFGTEAESFAGRAREMATGDPDNLVRMRSAEFLALTGLEDPRPVLTDCLKQAKSLEEAALILNTITLLHDSGRGYTFKLDPGWVPAEWLAHRQSNVTRRFAYINKD, from the coding sequence ATGAAAACACCCTGCCAAATCTTGCCGATGATCGCCGTGCTCATTACAGCGCTCATTGCAAATCCTCTTCAGGCGTCAACGGTTGAAAGCCAACGGCCCAACATTGTCTGGCTGGTAAGCGAGGACAATTCGACGCATTACCTCCGGTTGTATGACGAGGGTGGGGCGCCCATGCCGAATGTGGAGCGTTTGGCCCAACAGGGCATTGTCTTTAACAATGCCTTTGCCAATTCCCCGGTCTGTTCGACCGCCCGGAGCTCGATCATCTCCGGGTGCTATGGGCCGCGCGTGTTCACGCAGTTTCACCGGAGGTCCGTGCTCGTCCCGCTGCCGGAGGGCCTGGAGATGTTTCCCGCCTACTTGAGACGCGCCGGATACTACACGACCAACAACAGCAAGGAGGATTACAACTTCATCAAGGGAAACGACGTGTGGGATGATTCATCCGGAAAGGCTTCCTACCGCAACCGGAAGCCCGGCCAGCCCTTTTTTCATGTGCAGAATTACGGGGCAACTCATGAGGGACAGCTACATTTCAAAAGGGAAGAGATGGAGTCGCAGCCGACTGTCACCGATCCGGAGACTGTCGCTGTTTTTCCAATACATCCGGATACGGCGTCCTTCCGTTACACCAACGCCAGATACCGGGATCTGCACATGGAGTTGGACCGGGAAATCGGGGAATTCATAGAGGCGTTGAGAAAGGACGGCCTGATGGAGGAGACGATCATTTTCTATTACGGCGACCACGGCGGGGTTCTGCCCGGGAGCAAGGGGTACATTTATGAGCGCGGGCTGCATGTGCCCATGGTGGTCTATGTCCCGGAAAAGTGGAAGGACCTGTTTCCGGTCGAGGCCGGAACGCGTGTGGACGGTTTTGTCCAGTTTGTTGACCTTGCCCCGACCGTCCTGAATCTTGCCGGTGTTGACGTTCCCGGGCAGATGGATGGCCTTCCCTTCCTCGGCAAGGGCGTCAATCATGACGAGCTGGAGTCCCGCGACACGGTTTTCAGTTATGCCGACCGCTTCGACGAGAAGTATGACATGGTCCGCGCCATCCGGAAAGGTCAGTACAAATATATGCGTAATTACCAGCCGTTCAATGTGGACGGCCTGCAGAATAATTACCGCTTCCAGATGCTGGCCTATGAAGAATGGCGCGAGCTTTACAAAGCGGGCAAGCTGACCTCCGAACAGGCACAATTCTTTGAGGCACGCCCGGTGGAAGCCCTCTACGACCTCGACCAGGATCCCTTTGAATTGAAGAACCTGGCCGGCGATCGGAAATACCGGGAAGTCCTGAAATCGATGCGGGAGGCCTTGCAGGAGCAGGTCAAGTCCATGCCCGATCTCAGTTTTATTCCCGAACCGGTATTGTTTGCGGAAGCCGCCAACGATCCCAGCGCCTACGGGCAGAACAAGAAGAAGCAGATTGCGCGCCTCGTGGGCACCGCCGATCTCAGCCTGAAGCCATTCAAGAAGGCGCGTAAGGGCCTTGCCAGGGCTTTGGAGTCAAAGGATCCGCTGAAACGCTATTGGGCCCTTATCGCCTGCAGCAGCTTTGGCACGGAGGCGGAATCATTTGCTGGCAGGGCCCGTGAAATGGCAACAGGCGACCCAGACAATCTTGTCCGCATGCGGTCCGCCGAATTCCTCGCGCTGACCGGTCTTGAGGATCCTCGTCCTGTCCTGACCGATTGCCTGAAGCAGGCCAAGTCGCTTGAGGAGGCCGCCCTGATTCTGAACACGATTACATTGCTCCACGATTCCGGCCGTGGATACACTTTCAAGCTCGACCCGGGATGGGTCCCGGCCGAATGGCTTGCTCACCGGCAGTCCAATGTGACCCGCCGCTTCGCCTACATCAACAAGGACTGA
- a CDS encoding sulfatase, whose amino-acid sequence MKAFLIITLLFGSILQAFAAADHPNVVLIVCDDLNDYVTGFGGHPQAETPNMARLADSGVAFKRAYSNNPVCAPSRSSFLTGIYAHTSGNLFWNKWFENPVLKNSKTIMEHFRDNGYHVLGSGKLMHHAKRDVWSEFGHDTDYGPFAYNGTDRVAHPSVPMPFGGNGPVDGSFAALEDVPFADDEDPTSGWIYGKWGKDVTPFHYLEDGKKDLTPDERNAVWAEKRIRDFAEDENGKPFFLAVGFIRPHTPLHVAKKYYDMFPQDEIILPVVKPGDAEDTHYKDVFDDNQKGLKYFRTLNESYPTTDAALRAFTQAYLASVKAVDDCIGQVISAIDNSGLKENTIIIVTSDHGWNMGEKDYLFKNSPWEESTRVPFIVRAPGVAKAGGVAGQPISLIDLYPTLVDLCGLEGDTRKNDEGAPLDGFSVRPFLEDPACGEWEGPEAAISMIWAGLQGDDKWNPDRQHWSLRTERWRYIRYNNGDEELYDHNNDPYEWNNLATLPEHEDLKKSLHEKMLSLRSTD is encoded by the coding sequence ATGAAAGCATTCCTTATTATCACCCTTCTTTTTGGATCAATCCTCCAGGCGTTCGCCGCAGCGGATCATCCGAATGTTGTCCTCATCGTCTGTGATGACCTCAATGATTATGTGACCGGCTTTGGCGGCCATCCCCAAGCGGAGACCCCGAATATGGCCCGTCTTGCGGATTCAGGGGTCGCCTTTAAACGCGCCTACAGCAATAACCCGGTTTGTGCTCCCTCCCGTTCAAGTTTTCTGACAGGGATCTACGCGCATACCTCGGGGAATCTCTTCTGGAACAAGTGGTTTGAGAACCCGGTTCTTAAAAACTCCAAGACCATCATGGAGCATTTCCGCGACAACGGGTATCACGTGCTCGGTTCCGGCAAGTTGATGCACCATGCAAAGCGTGATGTCTGGAGTGAATTTGGCCACGATACCGATTACGGTCCATTCGCCTACAATGGGACCGACCGGGTGGCCCATCCATCCGTTCCAATGCCCTTTGGCGGGAACGGACCTGTTGATGGATCATTTGCCGCCCTCGAGGATGTGCCATTTGCCGATGATGAGGATCCCACAAGTGGTTGGATCTATGGCAAGTGGGGCAAGGATGTCACCCCGTTCCACTACTTGGAGGATGGGAAGAAGGACCTGACACCGGATGAGCGGAACGCCGTCTGGGCGGAGAAACGCATTCGCGACTTTGCGGAGGACGAGAATGGTAAACCCTTTTTCCTGGCCGTGGGCTTCATTCGCCCGCACACACCCCTGCATGTAGCGAAGAAATACTACGACATGTTCCCCCAGGATGAAATCATCCTGCCAGTGGTCAAGCCGGGTGATGCCGAGGATACCCATTACAAAGATGTATTTGATGACAACCAGAAAGGCCTTAAATATTTCCGCACCCTCAACGAGTCCTACCCGACAACTGATGCCGCTTTGCGGGCCTTTACACAAGCTTACCTCGCTTCGGTAAAGGCTGTCGACGACTGTATCGGGCAGGTCATCAGCGCCATCGACAACAGTGGATTGAAGGAGAATACGATCATAATCGTGACGAGCGACCACGGCTGGAACATGGGTGAAAAGGATTATCTCTTCAAGAATTCCCCATGGGAGGAAAGCACCCGGGTCCCCTTTATTGTCCGGGCGCCTGGCGTGGCGAAGGCTGGAGGGGTTGCCGGGCAGCCAATTTCGCTGATCGACCTTTATCCGACCCTGGTTGACCTTTGCGGTCTTGAGGGCGACACGCGCAAGAATGACGAGGGAGCGCCTCTGGATGGCTTCAGTGTCCGGCCGTTCCTTGAAGATCCAGCCTGCGGTGAATGGGAAGGCCCCGAGGCCGCGATTTCGATGATCTGGGCAGGCCTCCAAGGCGACGACAAATGGAATCCCGACAGGCAGCACTGGTCACTGAGGACTGAGCGCTGGCGCTACATCCGCTACAACAATGGCGATGAAGAACTCTATGACCACAACAACGATCCATATGAATGGAACAATCTGGCCACACTTCCCGAGCACGAGGACCTGAAGAAGTCCCTGCATGAGAAGATGCTAAGCCTGCGATCAACCGACTGA
- a CDS encoding sulfatase yields the protein MKKQLTLNLKSAIGAAFFLGLSTLAFAEASGPPNIVMIAIDDMNDWTGFLGGHPQAITPNMDSLSKKGVNFPNAQCPAPGCSPSRNAILYGVEPFNSGLYAFYGHSIHDELIEKYTSLPEFLMENGYETFGAGKIHHGSREFPQEWSDYHKPTRHKLKMDMEQLYQVGGDFKTSFGPTLNPYEEHPDHKVATYGVEVLSKKHEKPFFLAVGLVKPHLPFLAPQDFFDLYPDPVDPPRILEDDIDDIPWVGKSFIKRRDNNQFNQDNAWDRVRRAYLACISWVDYNVGRVLEALEESEYADNTIVVLWSDHGYALGEKGHFRKFALWEDTTHVPFIIWDTREHCADEGRTVKDGVSLINIYRTLAELIGNKTPEYVDGYSLVPQLKDPSAPVAGPSICTWGRGNYTIRDTDFRYIRYFDGSEELYAHLDDPDEWTNLADNPDFASVKERMSAFLPKEEAPLWTDEIQEWSIVSSADRPQRK from the coding sequence ATGAAAAAACAGCTTACATTGAACCTTAAGAGTGCGATAGGGGCCGCCTTTTTCCTTGGTCTTTCAACACTTGCCTTTGCAGAGGCCAGCGGGCCGCCCAACATCGTGATGATCGCTATCGATGACATGAACGACTGGACTGGTTTTCTTGGCGGGCACCCGCAGGCCATCACGCCGAACATGGACAGCCTGTCGAAGAAGGGCGTGAACTTTCCCAATGCCCAGTGTCCGGCCCCCGGATGTTCTCCGAGTCGCAATGCCATCCTCTACGGCGTGGAGCCATTCAACTCGGGCCTCTATGCCTTCTACGGACACTCCATCCACGACGAGCTGATTGAGAAGTATACCAGCCTTCCGGAATTCCTGATGGAGAATGGCTACGAGACCTTTGGTGCGGGAAAGATCCACCACGGATCAAGGGAGTTTCCGCAGGAGTGGTCAGACTATCACAAGCCGACGCGACACAAGTTGAAAATGGACATGGAGCAGCTTTACCAGGTGGGCGGGGACTTTAAAACCTCCTTTGGGCCGACCTTGAATCCCTACGAGGAACATCCCGACCACAAGGTTGCGACCTACGGGGTGGAGGTGCTTTCCAAAAAGCACGAGAAGCCCTTCTTCCTCGCGGTGGGACTTGTAAAACCGCATTTGCCGTTCCTTGCTCCGCAGGACTTCTTCGACCTCTACCCGGATCCGGTTGATCCTCCGCGGATTCTGGAGGACGACATTGACGATATTCCGTGGGTGGGAAAGTCCTTCATCAAGCGCCGGGACAATAATCAGTTCAACCAGGACAATGCGTGGGACCGGGTCCGTCGGGCTTATCTGGCCTGTATTTCATGGGTGGACTACAATGTGGGAAGAGTTCTCGAGGCGCTTGAGGAGAGCGAGTACGCGGATAACACGATTGTTGTCCTCTGGTCCGACCACGGGTATGCGCTTGGGGAAAAGGGACACTTTCGGAAGTTCGCCCTGTGGGAAGACACGACACACGTCCCGTTCATCATCTGGGATACCCGCGAGCATTGCGCGGATGAAGGCCGGACCGTCAAGGACGGCGTTTCCCTGATCAACATTTACCGAACGCTCGCCGAGCTGATCGGCAACAAGACTCCTGAATACGTGGATGGATACAGCCTGGTCCCGCAGTTGAAGGATCCGTCTGCCCCGGTGGCCGGCCCTTCCATTTGCACATGGGGCAGGGGAAACTACACCATTCGCGATACAGATTTCCGCTACATCCGTTACTTCGACGGGAGCGAGGAGCTCTATGCCCATTTGGATGATCCGGATGAATGGACCAATCTCGCCGACAATCCGGATTTTGCCTCCGTCAAGGAGCGCATGTCGGCCTTTCTTCCGAAAGAAGAAGCGCCGCTCTGGACTGACGAGATCCAAGAGTGGAGCATAGTCTCCAGCGCGGATAGACCGCAAAGAAAATAA
- a CDS encoding glycosyl hydrolase family 17 protein, translated as MKVSLLYLTLLALACLFFGGCATSGRSDRAEVTAAQILGNPDYRAISFSAWRTTERSDELASTVEELKEDLRLIHAMGIRIFRTYNTQRYPQVAHTLQAIEELREEDPDFEMYVMLGAWIQCAGVYSDSADHSRGDTEFNRLEIERAIELAQAYPEVVKIIAVGNEAMVTWQPHHVAPGIILNWVNVLREARADGRLSKDLWITTSDNWAALGGEESYHNDDLLELLRAVDYVSLHTYAFHDSYYKPTFEWAVEGDAGLPVVEQRKRAVARSIAHQKSELEAARAYMTENGIHKQIHIGETGWATRDDSHYGPEGTKVADEYTSKLFHDAMREWTDSAGISCFYFQAFNEPWKSSTPDGSESHFGLFTNEGQAKAVIWDLVDAGVFEGLGRNGNPVTKTFDGDMDRLLDTVEAPVIFKFVP; from the coding sequence ATGAAAGTCTCCTTATTATATCTTACCCTGTTAGCGCTGGCATGCCTGTTTTTTGGAGGTTGTGCCACTTCCGGACGGAGCGACCGGGCTGAAGTAACAGCAGCGCAAATCCTTGGCAATCCTGACTACCGGGCGATCAGTTTTTCCGCCTGGCGGACCACAGAGCGTTCAGATGAGCTTGCCTCCACTGTGGAGGAACTGAAAGAGGATCTGCGCCTGATCCATGCGATGGGGATCCGGATTTTCCGGACTTACAACACCCAGAGGTATCCGCAGGTGGCGCACACCTTACAAGCGATCGAGGAATTACGGGAGGAGGATCCTGATTTTGAGATGTATGTAATGCTGGGGGCATGGATCCAATGTGCAGGCGTCTACAGTGACAGTGCCGACCACTCCCGTGGCGATACGGAATTTAACCGGCTCGAGATTGAGCGGGCGATCGAGCTGGCTCAGGCCTATCCGGAGGTAGTGAAAATCATTGCCGTCGGTAACGAGGCCATGGTGACCTGGCAGCCGCACCATGTGGCCCCGGGAATTATCCTGAATTGGGTGAATGTCTTGCGCGAGGCACGCGCGGACGGGCGACTTTCGAAGGATTTGTGGATCACGACATCGGACAACTGGGCAGCCCTTGGTGGAGAGGAAAGTTATCACAACGACGACCTTTTGGAGCTTCTGCGCGCTGTTGATTATGTTTCCCTGCACACCTATGCTTTCCACGATTCCTATTACAAGCCGACCTTCGAGTGGGCTGTTGAAGGCGATGCTGGTTTGCCTGTTGTTGAACAGCGCAAGCGCGCTGTCGCGCGATCCATCGCCCACCAGAAAAGCGAGCTGGAGGCAGCCCGCGCTTACATGACGGAGAACGGGATCCACAAGCAGATCCATATCGGGGAGACCGGATGGGCGACACGCGACGATTCGCACTACGGACCTGAAGGCACGAAGGTTGCCGATGAATACACGTCCAAGCTATTTCATGATGCGATGCGTGAATGGACGGATTCCGCCGGCATCAGCTGTTTTTACTTCCAAGCCTTCAACGAGCCATGGAAGAGCTCGACCCCCGATGGATCAGAAAGCCACTTCGGACTCTTTACAAACGAGGGTCAGGCCAAGGCAGTCATCTGGGATCTGGTTGATGCCGGTGTTTTTGAAGGCCTGGGGCGTAACGGAAACCCAGTCACCAAGACGTTCGATGGAGACATGGACCGACTTCTTGATACAGTGGAAGCGCCTGTCATCTTTAAGTTCGTTCCGTAG
- a CDS encoding LysR family transcriptional regulator: MRRLNYHHLHYFWMVARQGKLTETAKLLSISQSALSMQIRQLEEDLGHKLFHRKARKLELTEAGQIAFSHADDIFRRGDELRTLLVEGQQTDLQHVRIGAVATLSRNFQEAFVRPIIDRENVHLVMQSGRLEEMLSRLATHSIDLLLSNVPVQGDEEHPWRSRLIARQAVSVIGRKEKRKRAFRLPEDLHDCQVLLPGQGSEIRNAFELLCEQWEVHPRILAEVDDMAMLRLLARDSTAFAIMPKVVVRDEINSGFLVEHATLPGVFENFYGVRVRRHFESPIIRELMRRPAEDFLNPDIE, encoded by the coding sequence ATGAGACGGCTCAATTACCACCACCTGCACTACTTCTGGATGGTTGCCCGGCAGGGCAAGCTCACCGAAACCGCTAAATTGCTGAGCATCTCCCAATCGGCCCTCTCGATGCAGATCCGGCAGCTCGAGGAAGACCTTGGACATAAGCTCTTCCACCGGAAGGCGAGGAAGCTTGAACTGACCGAGGCCGGACAGATCGCCTTCTCGCATGCCGATGATATTTTCCGCCGCGGCGATGAACTGAGGACCCTCCTCGTCGAGGGACAACAAACGGACCTTCAGCATGTCCGTATTGGTGCCGTCGCTACACTTTCAAGAAATTTCCAAGAGGCCTTTGTCCGCCCGATCATTGACCGCGAGAACGTCCACCTTGTCATGCAATCCGGGCGGTTGGAGGAAATGCTTTCCCGTCTGGCCACCCACTCGATCGATCTCCTGCTTAGCAATGTTCCTGTGCAGGGAGACGAGGAACATCCCTGGCGAAGCCGCCTGATCGCGCGCCAAGCCGTGAGCGTTATCGGACGAAAGGAAAAGCGGAAGCGGGCCTTCAGGCTACCGGAGGACCTGCACGACTGCCAAGTGCTCCTGCCAGGTCAGGGAAGCGAGATCCGGAATGCCTTCGAACTTCTTTGTGAGCAATGGGAGGTCCATCCGCGGATCCTCGCGGAAGTCGATGACATGGCCATGCTGCGCCTGCTGGCCCGCGATTCAACCGCCTTCGCGATCATGCCCAAGGTCGTTGTGCGCGATGAAATCAACAGCGGTTTCCTGGTCGAGCATGCCACCCTTCCCGGCGTATTTGAGAATTTCTACGGGGTCAGGGTACGACGCCACTTTGAATCGCCCATCATTCGTGAACTGATGCGCCGACCGGCTGAGGACTTTCTTAACCCGGATATTGAATGA
- a CDS encoding beta strand repeat-containing protein, with protein MKNPFTPMVGLCAALFLVQPLVGQVTTNFNDLAPDYEPDPIGNPGVFVMDHRWSSALNWDNGLPVAGDTANVGGTFLVETGGGDLNLLDGLTANFSGSATYSSAGLRLDDAVLTFSDSSSWVASGGLAFGRDGATSSVIVNWDSTGTLTPSGTNLLIGRVDDATLNQTTGTVGDPVVGIRIGTGALNSGSGTYNLSGGSAVGLELIFEANLGAQTFNYTSGSTGQLIISNFGLDYTNAIQAFIDSGNITVAGVAQTPGDYSAFTIAYSGTDTTVSLSGYAGPAPVNFNDGEVADSLWTSPLNWDSGVVPTTGDIANVGLAYAVVTGGGDVDVLDGVTTNISGTAILSSSGIDLDDAVVTFSQGSAWNDGVTVTLGKNVGATSATLDWISTGTFTPTALVIGEGSDGTINQTGGTVGSATVPLQFGSGAGNSGNGTYNLWGGTVSASTLVFTANLGSHAFNFPPSSTGTLVVANGGADYTAALQGFIDSGKITVDGAAYPGNYALFNIVYSGTETSISFAGFPGPPPIVFNDLAPDFEPDPIGNPGVFVEDHDWASALNWVGGVVPVSGDTAQVGSSFTVVTGGGDLSILDGITTNFIQNAHYDSAGLRLDNALITFSGASTWTAGGAIALGRDDTGQPATEINWNSSGSFIPGGLSLLLGRKSDGIFNQTAGTVGVPSVGFQFGVGSNNNGGGTYNLSGGTAVCSSLVYTTNGGTHAFNFPAGSTGKLVVVNAGLDYTTDLQGFIDAGLITIDGVAQTPGDYSAFAITYDTADTKSIDSIQDIAGTLQIGWFGELGRVYSVESSATLAAPWTSLNRTWTGAGADITANVGSLAPGEKIFYRQVGVTVISLAP; from the coding sequence ATGAAAAACCCGTTTACCCCGATGGTTGGCCTTTGCGCCGCTTTATTCCTTGTCCAGCCCCTGGTTGGGCAAGTCACGACAAACTTCAATGACCTTGCGCCGGACTACGAGCCGGATCCAATCGGGAATCCTGGTGTCTTTGTAATGGATCACCGCTGGTCATCTGCCCTGAACTGGGACAACGGGCTGCCGGTTGCTGGTGACACGGCGAATGTGGGTGGGACGTTCCTGGTTGAAACAGGTGGAGGCGATCTCAATTTGCTGGATGGGCTGACTGCGAATTTTTCGGGAAGCGCGACTTATTCAAGTGCGGGCCTTCGACTGGATGATGCGGTCCTTACCTTTAGTGATTCCTCATCCTGGGTAGCCTCTGGTGGCCTTGCCTTTGGGCGTGATGGAGCAACTTCATCGGTTATCGTGAATTGGGATTCAACGGGGACATTAACCCCGAGTGGCACAAATTTGCTTATTGGGCGGGTTGATGATGCCACACTTAACCAGACAACTGGGACGGTCGGTGATCCCGTGGTCGGGATCCGCATTGGGACAGGTGCTCTCAATTCTGGTTCTGGAACTTATAATCTATCGGGCGGATCCGCGGTCGGTCTCGAGTTGATTTTTGAGGCAAACCTTGGAGCTCAAACTTTCAACTATACCAGCGGCAGCACAGGCCAGCTGATTATCTCGAACTTCGGGCTGGATTATACGAACGCCATCCAAGCGTTTATCGATTCTGGGAACATCACAGTTGCTGGAGTCGCGCAAACGCCCGGTGATTACTCAGCTTTCACAATCGCTTATTCAGGCACCGATACAACGGTTAGCCTGTCAGGATATGCAGGTCCCGCACCGGTCAATTTCAATGACGGGGAAGTGGCGGACAGCCTTTGGACAAGCCCGTTGAATTGGGACTCCGGCGTTGTGCCGACAACAGGTGACATTGCGAATGTCGGATTGGCCTACGCGGTTGTGACCGGTGGCGGCGATGTCGATGTGCTTGACGGTGTCACTACAAATATTTCAGGAACAGCCATTCTCAGTTCGTCGGGAATCGATCTTGACGATGCGGTTGTCACCTTTAGTCAGGGATCCGCATGGAACGACGGGGTGACTGTCACACTTGGAAAAAACGTAGGGGCTACATCAGCAACCCTTGACTGGATCTCAACGGGAACATTCACGCCGACGGCACTCGTGATTGGTGAGGGAAGCGACGGGACAATTAACCAGACTGGCGGCACAGTCGGATCGGCCACTGTCCCCCTTCAGTTCGGATCCGGGGCCGGAAATTCCGGCAATGGAACATATAATCTTTGGGGCGGTACGGTAAGTGCTTCGACTTTGGTCTTCACCGCGAATCTCGGTTCACACGCCTTTAATTTCCCCCCGAGCAGCACAGGAACCCTTGTCGTTGCAAACGGCGGAGCGGATTACACGGCAGCTTTACAAGGCTTCATTGACTCGGGCAAGATCACGGTTGACGGGGCCGCGTATCCCGGGAATTACGCCCTTTTCAATATTGTCTATTCGGGGACTGAAACATCCATTAGTTTTGCCGGATTCCCCGGGCCCCCACCGATCGTATTTAATGACTTGGCACCTGATTTTGAACCAGATCCAATCGGCAATCCTGGTGTGTTTGTCGAGGACCACGATTGGGCTTCCGCCCTTAACTGGGTTGGTGGAGTCGTTCCTGTTTCAGGAGATACCGCTCAAGTTGGTAGCAGCTTCACGGTTGTCACAGGCGGTGGAGACCTGAGCATACTTGACGGTATCACCACGAACTTCATTCAAAATGCCCACTACGATTCAGCGGGTCTTCGCCTCGACAACGCGCTGATCACGTTCAGCGGAGCATCCACTTGGACAGCTGGTGGAGCGATTGCCCTTGGACGGGATGACACCGGCCAGCCTGCCACGGAGATCAACTGGAATTCCAGTGGTAGTTTTATTCCTGGCGGACTGAGCCTGCTTCTCGGGCGCAAGAGCGATGGGATCTTCAATCAGACTGCTGGAACAGTCGGCGTTCCCTCGGTTGGCTTCCAGTTTGGTGTAGGCTCCAACAACAACGGTGGCGGTACCTATAATCTTTCCGGCGGGACGGCTGTTTGCTCAAGCCTCGTTTACACAACGAATGGCGGCACGCATGCCTTTAATTTCCCAGCTGGCAGCACGGGCAAACTGGTTGTCGTCAATGCCGGCCTTGACTACACAACCGACTTGCAGGGCTTTATCGACGCCGGACTCATCACCATTGATGGCGTTGCACAAACACCGGGCGACTACTCAGCCTTCGCGATCACGTACGACACAGCTGATACCAAATCCATCGATTCCATACAGGATATCGCAGGGACTCTTCAAATTGGCTGGTTTGGTGAACTTGGCCGGGTTTATTCCGTCGAGTCCAGCGCAACTTTAGCGGCTCCGTGGACATCGCTTAACCGGACATGGACAGGTGCCGGCGCGGACATCACGGCCAATGTCGGTTCCCTTGCTCCGGGTGAAAAAATCTTCTATCGGCAAGTGGGTGTGACCGTCATCTCGCTTGCCCCATAA
- a CDS encoding DUF4440 domain-containing protein yields MFDTSETLLHAWLDLVNAGDAEGVLALYNREAILQPTFSAGFLGRPKGIRGYFEKLSSREGLRVDLSRDPLIKQKLCESLHSVSGLYTWHFLLHGKETAFEARFSIIVDLSKEAPILHHHSSQVPNPLG; encoded by the coding sequence ATGTTTGATACCTCGGAAACCCTTCTTCACGCCTGGTTGGATCTGGTGAATGCCGGTGACGCGGAAGGCGTCCTGGCTCTATACAACAGGGAGGCCATCCTTCAGCCGACCTTCAGCGCTGGCTTTCTTGGCAGGCCCAAAGGCATTCGGGGCTACTTTGAGAAACTGAGCAGCCGCGAAGGCCTAAGGGTGGACTTGAGCAGGGATCCGCTCATCAAACAGAAACTATGTGAGAGCCTGCATTCGGTCAGTGGCCTCTATACCTGGCACTTTCTGCTTCACGGAAAAGAGACGGCCTTCGAGGCGCGCTTCAGTATAATTGTTGACCTGTCCAAGGAAGCGCCGATTCTGCACCATCATTCCTCACAGGTGCCGAATCCACTGGGCTAA
- a CDS encoding NAD(P)-dependent oxidoreductase, with amino-acid sequence MKITPESASIGFIGLGVMGRSMAANLMKTGYQLHVHTRTRDKGQALIEAGAQWHDSPASLARVCDAIITIVGMPEDVESVYLGKDGLIANSRPRTLLIDMTTSSPALAKRIFETGQEKELACLDAPVSGGDIGARNAKLSIMVGGEEDAFNTALPLFETMGANCVRQGPAGSGQHTKMANQIAIASGMLGVCEAMAYAKQAGLDQETVLKSIGSGAAGSWSLSNLAPRMIAGDFAPGFYVKHFIKDLRIAIESAKDLGLEAPGLELAIRMYEKLAAEGGENLGTQALYRLYQG; translated from the coding sequence ATGAAGATCACGCCGGAATCAGCATCAATCGGCTTCATTGGGCTTGGGGTCATGGGGCGCAGCATGGCGGCCAATCTCATGAAGACGGGCTACCAACTTCACGTGCACACGCGAACCCGGGACAAGGGACAAGCCCTGATTGAAGCGGGGGCCCAATGGCACGATTCGCCAGCCTCGCTGGCACGAGTTTGTGACGCGATAATCACGATTGTCGGCATGCCGGAAGACGTCGAATCGGTCTATCTAGGCAAGGATGGACTTATTGCCAATTCCCGCCCAAGGACGCTGCTCATTGACATGACAACGTCCAGTCCCGCCCTTGCAAAACGGATCTTTGAGACCGGTCAGGAGAAGGAGCTGGCCTGTCTGGACGCGCCGGTGAGTGGGGGGGACATTGGGGCCAGGAATGCGAAACTTTCCATCATGGTCGGAGGGGAGGAAGACGCTTTTAATACCGCCCTGCCCCTGTTTGAGACGATGGGGGCAAATTGTGTGCGGCAAGGCCCCGCGGGGAGCGGCCAGCATACCAAAATGGCCAACCAGATCGCCATTGCCTCCGGCATGCTCGGGGTCTGCGAGGCGATGGCTTATGCAAAGCAGGCCGGACTCGACCAGGAAACGGTCCTCAAGAGCATTGGTAGCGGAGCCGCGGGGAGCTGGTCCCTGAGCAACCTCGCCCCGCGGATGATCGCGGGTGACTTTGCCCCCGGGTTCTATGTGAAGCACTTCATCAAGGACCTGCGGATAGCCATTGAATCCGCAAAGGACCTGGGCCTCGAGGCACCGGGGCTCGAACTGGCCATCCGCATGTATGAGAAACTGGCCGCAGAGGGAGGCGAGAACCTTGGCACGCAGGCGCTGTATCGGCTCTACCAGGGTTAG